The following proteins are encoded in a genomic region of Coffea eugenioides isolate CCC68of chromosome 6, Ceug_1.0, whole genome shotgun sequence:
- the LOC113775605 gene encoding probable dual specificity protein phosphatase DDB_G0269404 yields MPYLVRENLFIGNIGDAADVLQHDIGEITHILSVLSSASISFFSEWRREILIPTEEIRKVYVGGSGTEDDSGDGSKSSLAPEKVLYSLEKAGKDLKFVRMAVPFKDTESEDLLDYLDVCLDFIDRSRKEGSVLVHCFAGVSRR; encoded by the coding sequence ATGCCATACCTGGTGCGGGAGAATCTGTTTATTGGCAATATTGGGGATGCTGCAGATGTTCTCCAGCATGATATTGGTGAAATTACACATATATTATCAGTTCTCAGCTCCGcatcaatttcatttttctcagaATGGCGAAGGGAGATCCTGATCCCTACAGAAGAGATTCGTAAGGTGTATGTTGGGGGTTCAGGAACAGAGGATGATTCAGGTGATGGGTCCAAGAGTTCTCTGGCACCAGAAAAGGTGCTGTATTCCTTAGAGAAAGCAGGGAAGGATTTGAAGTTTGTAAGGATGGCTGTACCATTCAAAGATACAGAGAGTGAGGATCTATTGGATTACTTGGATGTTTGTTTAGATTTTATTGACCGAAGTAGAAAAGAAGGGTCTGTATTGGTTCACTGCTTTGCTGGTGTATCAAGAAGGTAA
- the LOC113773941 gene encoding disease resistance protein At4g27190-like, with protein MAIQDIALSIVGPFVEKCVNPILRQFKYLIFYKSNVQTLSNEINGLGLQQAEVQRLIDAAENNAEKIKPTVTDWMKNVDDLKKEAYTISQGRRAAKKTDVAQKLIGEGKFDQVGYISPLGKMTFSEQTQSSKEGLVSRMSKKKEVIEALMEDKTSLVAICGMPGVGKTFLVEQIADQVKFEKLFDEVAKANLSQIPNTRTVQDQLAEQLGLKISEETDHAKAERMYTRLSKGEKRILVILDDVREEVDFKSLGIPVRGECKGLKVILTSRLSHVCSRMGAKIFEVDALPKEEARHLFKEVVGISDDSTLSDVPNQVADECKGLPLAIVVVAKAFKSKHTTPESWNIALRQLKKYTMRDIGGVQDLVFSSIMWSYDHLESAEAKSLLLLCSLFPEDYSIPLERLVRYGKGLQLFHDRETLGDVRDRVHMLINELKKYYLLVSSDGEQEDFVKLHNVVRDVCLSIASKGEHVFLVRNARVEERHPYAAISLTVKDYRVQLLPFGKKSPWLKLLRLSALEDDQFPRKIAQMSNLKLLDLRVRRSLQPLPRGILSSLKKLEELYLAPDYHLHLGRDKEEERECIKEIISLSNLECLQIHVYDLNLLLQLLHGFPAQRLSRFLIEGAAYNMGWRDLSRDFQFGRTFELHLSQDEQLKQALDPAVTRIVKRAETLTLDLYDVSSLRNLVSDLDKDGLANLKRLQLVSGVCQCLVDSTTNLVAPHVFGDLVFMNIVECSLQEICHGNLPPRCFSQLQEVKLQTVDTIKYLWMGTIEPPSLCNLSVIEVTYCDQITVLFSQSILKCLVKLRSLTTENCKELVNIVMREESKKKEVLELPQLKVLVHKHTTVTGFGTKDDSADAFFHQVSLPSLEELEFGPNTSDVQQIIGGEMPSQSLENLKFFRLEDCQVRWIAKADGVIILQNLQRLEAHGCDKMKSLFEFEGLKVPRQSHEELAILPKLESLTLRSSGLTHIWRNFPTGVQVFRNLRNLKVWHCRLLQCLFYPPCVANMLVSLEVLVIGCCDEMHGVIGEEDEEISQEDDVGNHREIALERTNKEFVFPKLSSLGL; from the exons ATGGCCATCCAAGATATTGCTCTTTCCATTGTGGGGCCATTTGTAGAGAAGTGTGTTAACCCAATTTTGCGccaattcaaatatttaattttctaCAAGAGCAACGTTCAAACTCTGAGCAATGAGATCAACGGACTTGGGCTGCAACAAGCTGAAGTTCAGCGATTGATAGATGCAGCAGAAAATAATGCTGAAAAAATTAAACCAACTGTTACTGATTGGATGAAAAATGTAGATGATCTAAAGAAAGAGGCATATACTATTTCTCAGG GCCGACGTGCTGCAAAAAAAACAGATGTTGCTCAGAAACTTATAGGAGAGGGGAAGTTTGATCAAGTTGGGTACATATCTCCATTAGGGAAGATGACTTTTAGTGAACAGACCCAATCCTCTAAAGAAGGCCTAGTTAGTCGGATgtcaaagaagaaggaagtgATAGAAGCTCTAATGGAAGATAAAACAAGCCTAGTCGCGATTTGTGGTATGCCTGGTGTGGGCAAGACTTTTTTGGTAGAGCAAATCGCAGACCAGGTTAAGTTTGAAAAGTTGTTTGATGAAGTTGCCAAAGCAAATTTGTCTCAAATTCCAAACACAAGAACTGTTCAAGACCAACTTGCCGAGCAGTTAGGATTGAAAATTTCTGAGGAAACTGATCACGCGAAAGCTGAACGAATGTATACGAGATTAAGCAAAGGTGAAAAGAGAATTCTTGTTATATTGGATGATGTTCGGGAAGAAGTTGATTTTAAGAGTCTAGGAATTCCTGTTAGAGGTGAATGCAAGGGCTTGAAAGTTATATTGACATCTCGCCTCTCTCATGTTTGTAGTAGAATGGGGGCTAAAATTTTTGAGGTCGATGCCTTGCCAAAGGAAGAAGCTCGGCATCTTTTTAAAGAGGTCGTCGGAATTTCTGATGATTCCACTTTGAGTGATGTTCCAAACCAGGTTGCAGACGAATGCAAAGGTTTACCTCTTGCAATCGTTGTTGTTGCCAAGGCATTCAAAAGTAAACACACAACACCAGAATCCTGGAATATTGCCCTTCGACAGCTAAAGAAGTACACAATGAGAGACATAGGAGGAGTTCAAGATTTGGTGTTTTCAAGCATTATGTGGAGCTATGATCATTTGGAAAGTGCTGAAGCTAAGTCGTTACTTTTGCTTTGCAGTTTGTTTCCCGAAGATTATAGTATTCCACTTGAACGTTTGGTTAGGTATGGGAAAGGGTTACAATTGTTTCACGATAGAGAGACATTGGGAGATGTAAGAGACAGAGTACACATgcttatcaatgagctcaaaaAGTACTATTTGTTGGTAAGTAGTGATGGCGAACAAGAAGACTTTGTAAAATTGCACAATGTCGTACGAGATGTTTGCTTGTCAATTGCATCAAAAGGCGAGCATGTATTTTTGGTAAGGAATGCTAGAGTTGAAGAACGGCATCCTTACGCAGCCATTTCACTAACAGTGAAAGATTACAGAGTTCAACTACTTCCATTTGGCAAGAAGAGTCCATGGCTTAAGCTGTTGCGTTTG TCTGCACTTGAAGACGATCAGTTTCCAAGGAAAATTGCTCAGATGAGTAACTTAAAGTTGTTGGACTTGAGGGTTAGACGTAGCCTCCAACCTTTGCCTCGTGGTATCCTGTCAAGCTTGAAGAAACTAGAAGAATTGTATTTGGCACCTGATTATCATCTGCACCTGGGGAgagataaagaagaagaaagagaatgCATTAAAGAGATCATATCACTCTCCAACCTTGAATGCCTCCAAATTCATGTATATGACCTTAACCTCCTACTCCAATTATTGCATGGATTTCCCGCTCAGAGGTTGTCAAGATTCCTCATTGAAGGAGCTGCTTATAATATGGGCTGGAGAGATCTCAGTAGGGACTTTCAATTTGGGAGGACTTTCGAACTTCATTTGTCTCAGGATGAACAGTTAAAACAAGCATTGGATCCTGCAGTTACCAGAATTGTCAAGAGAGCTGAGACTCTCACTTTGGACCTTTATGATGTGTCAAGCTTGAGGAATCTTGTGAGTGACTTGGATAAAGATGGACTTGCCAATTTGAAAAGGCTTCAACTAGTGTCTGGAGTATGCCAATGCCTTGTTGACTCCACCACCAACCTAGTTGCTCCACATGTTTTTGGAGATTTGGTTTTTATGAATATTGTGGAATGCAGTTTGCAAGAAATATGTCATGGAAATCTTCCACCTCGGTGCTTCAGTCAACTTCAAGAGGTGAAACTCCAAACTGTAGATACAATAAAGTACTTGTGGATGGGAACAATTGAACCTCCATCGCTTTGCAACCTCAGTGTTATTGAGGTCACCTATTGTGATCAAATTACAGTTCTATTCTCACAATCAATATTGAAATGTCTGGTgaaactccgaagtttaacgACAGAAAACTGCAAGGAGTTGGTGAATATTGTTATGAGGGAAGAAAGTAAGAAGAAGGAAGTGCTTGAGCTACCCCAACTCAAAGTTTTAGTCCATAAACACACCACCGTAACgggttttggcaccaaagatGATTCAGCTGATGCTTTTTTCCACcag gtttCACTTCCTAGCTTGGAAGAACTCGAGTTTGGACCGAACACGAGTGACGTGCAACAAATAATAGGAGGTGAAATGCCAAGTCAGTCTCTGGAGAACTTGAAATTTTTCCGGCTGGAGGACTGTCAGGTTCGATGGATTGCCAAAGCTGATGGAGTGATAATATTACAAAATCTGCAGAGACTTGAAGCTCATGGATGTGACAAGATGAAATCACTCTTTGAATTTGAGGGGCTGAAAGTTCCTAGGCAATCCCATGAGGAACTTGCAATTCTTCCCAAACTAGAGTCCCTGACATTAAGATCCTCAGGATTAACTCACATTTGGAGGAATTTCCCTACAGGGGTTCAAGTTTTCCGGAACTTAAGGAATCTGAAAGTATGGCATTGCAGATTATTACAATGTTTGTTTTATCCTCCTTGTGTGGCTAACATGCTTGTAAGCCTTGAGGTACTAGTAATTGGTTGTTGCGACGAAATGCATGGAGTTATAGGTGAGGAAGATGAAGAGATCAGTCAAGAAGATGATGTTGGAAATCACAGAGAAATTGCGTTGGAAAGAACCAATAAAGAATTTGTGTTTCCCAAACTGAGCTCATTAG GATTGTGA
- the LOC113773943 gene encoding disease resistance protein At4g27190-like has product MGAEIFEVDALPKEEARHLFKEVVGISDDSTLSDVPNQVADECKGLPLAIVVVAKAFKSKHTTPESWNIALRQLEKYTMRDIEGVQDLVFSSIKWSYDHLESAEAKSLLLLCSLFPEDYSIPLECLVRYGKGLQLFQDRETLGDVRDRIHMLINELKKYYLLVSDGEQEDSVKLHNVVRDVCLSIVSKGEHVFLVRNARVEERHPYTTISLTVKDYTVQLLPFGKKSPWLKLLRLVFQSDTLYLSIDSFVGMEVLSVMEINNAYIEFTVLWPTQNLMSIRTLCLDGCTLRTGTSSMVGYMTQLEILSFFQSALEDDQFPRKIAQMSNLKLLDLRVRRSLQPLPRGILSSLKKLEELYLAPDYHLHLGKDKEEERECIKEIISLSNLECLQIHVYDLNLLLQLLHGFPAQRLSRFLIEGAAYNMGWRDLSRDFQFGRTFELHLSQDEQLKQALDPAVTRIVKRAETLTLDLYDVSSLRNLVSDLDKDGLANLKRLQLVSGVCQCLVDSTTNLVAPHVFGDLVFMNIVECSLQEICHGNLPPRCFSQLQEVKLQTVDTIKYLWMGTIEPPSLCNLSVIEVTYCDQITVLFSQSILKCLVKLRSLTTENCKELVNIVMREESKKKEVLELPQLKVLVHKHTTVTGFGTKDDSADAFFHQVSLPSLEELEFGPNTSDVQQIIGGEMPSQSLENLKFFRLEDCQVRWIAKADGVIILQNLQRLEAHGCDKMKSLFEFEGLKVPRQSHEELAILPKLESLTLRSSGLTHIWRNFPTGVQVFRNLRNLKVWHCRLLQCLFYPPCVANMLVSLEVLVIGCCDEMHGVIGEEDEEISQEDDVGNHREIALERTNKEFVFPKLSSLGL; this is encoded by the exons ATGGGGGCTGAAATTTTTGAGGTCGATGCCTTGCCAAAGGAAGAAGCTCGGCATCTTTTTAAAGAGGTTGTCGGAATTTCTGATGATTCCACTTTGAGTGATGTTCCAAACCAGGTTGCAGACGAATGCAAAGGTTTACCTCTTGCAATCGTTGTTGTTGCCAAGGCATTCAAGAGTAAACACACAACACCAGAATCCTGGAATATTGCCCTTCGACAGCTAGAGAAGTACACAATGAGAGACATTGAAGGAGTTCAAGATTTGGTGTTTTCAAGCATTAAGTGGAGCTATGATCATTTGGAAAGTGCTGAAGCTAAGTCGTTACTTTTGCTTTGCAGTTTGTTTCCAGAAGATTATAGTATTCCACTCGAATGTTTGGTTAGGTATGGGAAAGGGTTACAATTGTTTCAGGATAGAGAGACATTGGGAGATGTAAGAGACAGGATACACATGCTTATTAATGAGCTCAAAAAGTACTATTTGTTGGTAAGTGATGGTGAACAAGAAGACTCTGTAAAATTGCATAATGTCGTGCGAGATGTTTGCTTGTCAATTGTATCAAAAGGCGAGCATGTATTTTTGGTAAGGAATGCTAGAGTTGAAGAACGGCATCCTTACACGACCATTTCTCTAACAGTGAAAGATTACACAGTTCAACTACTTCCATTTGGCAAGAAGAGTCCATGGCTTAAGCTGTTGCGTTTGGTATTCCAATCGGACACTTTGTACCTATCAATAGATTCTTTCGTGGGAATGGAAGTTCTGAGTGTCATGGAAATTAACAACGCATACATTGAATTTACAGTACTATGGCCTACCCAAAATTTAATGAGCATTCGCACACTGTGCCTGGATGGTTGCACATTGCGCACGGGAACTTCATCAATGGTTGGGTATATGACGCAATTGGAAATTTTGAGCTTCTTCCAGTCTGCACTTGAAGACGATCAGTTTCCAAGGAAAATTGCTCAGATGAGTAACTTAAAGTTGTTGGACTTGAGGGTTAGACGTAGCCTCCAACCTTTGCCTCGTGGTATCCTGTCAAGCTTGAAGAAACTAGAAGAATTGTATTTGGCACCTGATTATCATCTGCACCTGGGGaaagataaagaagaagaaagagaatgCATTAAAGAGATCATATCACTCTCCAACCTTGAATGCCTCCAAATTCATGTATATGACCTTAACCTCCTACTCCAGTTATTGCATGGATTTCCCGCTCAGAGGTTGTCAAGATTCCTCATTGAAGGAGCTGCTTATAATATGGGCTGGAGAGATCTCAGTAGGGACTTTCAATTTGGGAGGACTTTCGAACTTCATTTGTCTCAGGATGAACAGTTAAAACAAGCATTGGATCCTGCAGTTACCAGAATTGTCAAGAGAGCTGAGACTCTCACTTTGGACCTTTATGATGTGTCAAGCTTGAGGAATCTTGTGAGTGACTTGGATAAAGATGGACTTGCCAATTTGAAAAGGCTTCAACTAGTGTCTGGAGTATGCCAATGCCTTGTTGACTCCACCACCAACCTAGTTGCTCCACATGTTTTTGGAGATTTGGTTTTTATGAATATTGTGGAATGCAGTTTGCAAGAAATATGTCATGGAAATCTTCCACCTCGGTGCTTCAGTCAACTTCAAGAGGTGAAACTCCAAACTGTAGATACAATAAAGTACTTGTGGATGGGAACAATTGAACCTCCATCGCTTTGCAACCTCAGTGTTATTGAGGTCACCTATTGTGATCAAATTACAGTTCTATTCTCACAATCAATATTGAAATGTCTGGTgaaactccgaagtttaacgACAGAAAACTGCAAGGAGTTGGTGAATATTGTTATGAGGGAAGAAAGTAAGAAGAAGGAAGTGCTTGAGCTACCCCAACTCAAAGTTTTAGTCCATAAACACACCACCGTAACgggttttggcaccaaagatGATTCAGCTGATGCTTTTTTCCACcag gtttCACTTCCTAGCTTGGAAGAACTCGAGTTTGGACCGAACACGAGTGACGTGCAACAAATAATAGGAGGTGAAATGCCAAGTCAGTCTCTGGAGAACTTGAAATTTTTCCGGCTGGAGGACTGTCAGGTTCGATGGATTGCCAAAGCTGATGGAGTGATAATATTACAAAATCTGCAGAGACTTGAAGCTCATGGATGTGACAAGATGAAATCACTCTTTGAATTTGAGGGGCTGAAAGTTCCTAGGCAATCCCATGAGGAACTTGCAATTCTTCCCAAACTAGAGTCCCTGACATTAAGATCCTCAGGATTAACTCACATTTGGAGGAATTTCCCTACAGGGGTTCAAGTTTTCCGGAACTTAAGGAATCTGAAAGTATGGCATTGCAGATTATTACAATGTTTGTTTTATCCTCCTTGTGTGGCTAACATGCTTGTAAGCCTTGAGGTACTAGTAATTGGTTGTTGCGACGAAATGCATGGAGTTATAGGTGAGGAAGATGAAGAGATCAGTCAAGAAGATGATGTTGGAAATCACAGAGAAATTGCGTTGGAAAGAACCAATAAAGAATTTGTGTTTCCCAAACTGAGCTCATTAG GATTGTGA
- the LOC113773942 gene encoding uncharacterized protein LOC113773942, with protein sequence MRLPFDSVVVNLSADIWVLFSAPIACTIIGNSSQHITLLVHHPWLPRSLCFSFVHARCTMEERRILWQDLLTDKPTSLPWCVCGDFNVIIDPHEKRGGRPFARAEGMELLSFMEEAEVFDAGFSGSSYTWCNNRRGRERIWKRLDRLLINGAFSDAVSSVSVAHLARHPSDHAPLRIGLASRMDNKPRPFRFLNLWTDRKDLLEVIRNAWQLECTGSPLRKLCSKLVKARRVIQEWNKEAFGNIFIAVHRAESDLLAAENRVEEDESGDAQVELQKAQAKLRLALSNEERFWSQKARVKWLRHGDRNSKYFHATVQQRRVQGAIHRMQNESGAWVEDDEGIASMAVRYFSELFSEPGGASGDLLHLIPRIVTGDDNETLETCPSLEEVKRVIFAMDGDSSAGPDGFTGKFFTFAWEVIAHDVYQAVLSFFCGAELPRFITSTSIVLIPKACGDIAKTGVIATDGFCQG encoded by the exons ATGCGGTTACCATTTGATTCTGTAGTGGTTAACTTGTCTGCAGACATATGGGTGCTGTTTAGTGCTCCGATTGCATGTACTATAATAGGTAATTCTTCACAGCACATTACGTTACTGGTGCATCACCCGTGGCTACCAAGGTCGCTGTGCTTCTCGTTTGTGCATGCCCGGTGCACGATGGAGGAGCGGCGAATTTTATGGCAAGACCTGTTGACTGACAAACCCACATCACTTCCGTGGTGTGTCTGTGGTGATTTTAATGTGATCATAGACCCTCACGAGAAGCGAGGGGGGAGACCATTTGCTAGAGCAGAGGGTATGGAGCTACTGTCATTCATGGAGGAGGCGGAGGTCTTTGACGCGGGATTCTCTGGATCCAGCTACACGTGGTGTAATAATCGGAGAGGCCGCGAACGAATTTGGAAGCGTCTAGACAGGCTACTAATTAATGGAGCTTTCTCAGATGCCGTTTCATCTGTGTCAGTAGCCCATCTGGCTAGACATCCGTCAGATCATGCCCCGCTGAGGATTGGTTTGGCATCACGCATGGATAACAAGCCTAGGCCGTTCCGCTTTTTGAATCTCTGGACAGACAGAAAGGATCTGCTGGAGGTTATTCGAAATGCATGGCAGTTAGAGTGTACGGGTTCCCCCCTACGGAAGTTATGTTCCAAATTAGTAAAGGCCCGACGGGTGATACAGGAGTGGAATAAGGAGGcttttggaaatatttttattGCTGTTCATAGGGCAGAATCGGACTTGTTAGCAGCGGAAAATCGAGTGGAGGAGGATGAATCGGGGGATGCTCAAGTTGAGCTGCAAAAGGCTCAAGCAAAATTGCGGCTGGCGTTGTCCAACGAAGAGCGATTTTGGAGTCAAAAGGCTCGCGTCAAATGGCTCCGGCACGGGGATAGGAACTCTAAGTATTTTCATGCTACCGTACAGCAACGAAGGGTGCAAGGGGCGATTCATAGGATGCAGAATGAGAGTGGAGCATGGGTTGAGGACGATGAGGGGATTGCCTCCATGGCAGTCCGGTATTTCTCGGAGCTGTTCTCGGAGCCAGGAGGGGCATCAGGGGACTTATTGCACCTGATTCCGCGTATTGTCACGGGGGATGATAATGAGACACTTGAAACATGTCCGTCCCTTGAGGAGGTGAAAAGAGTGATCTTTGCTATGGATGGGGACAGTTCGGCAGGCCCAGACGGCTTTACAGGTAAGTTTTTCACTTTTGCATGGGAGGTTATTGCACATGATGTCTATCAAGCAGTGCTGAGTTTTTTCTGTGGGGCGGAGCTGCCTAGATTTATTACTTCTACATCTATTGTTCTAATCCCGAAG GCTTGCGGGGATATTGCCAAAACTGGTGTCATCGCAACAGACGGGTTTTGTCAAGGGTAG